ACTGCAGCTTTTTTattataagagagagagagagagagagagagagagagagagagagagagagagagagagatgagagtgcGCGCTGCAGCTGGTTTTATgggtatttataggaaaatcaACGAAGAGGAGGAAAAACACGCTGGGAGGGGAGAAAAATACTCCATGCAAATGTCACTGCTCCATCTAGCGAGATTTGGCCGCCACACATCAACACATAATTCTCCTTTCCATttaaatctcgctgcttggtccaacaagatttgtttaaatcttactagaccaagcagcgagattacgtcagagttattttggaaaatactCAACAGAAAAAAACTCTAACAAGGTCAGCCACAAtggtcacccccccccccccccccccccccaaaaaaaaagaaaaaacaaatagGACTCTTTTCAATTATTATGTGTAAACGAGCCAGAAACATGGAATGAGTATAAGCTTTCCACGAGAAGAAGGGAATAGATGAATGAGAAAAGaatttgtgatgacccaaaagtCCCATGCTGAGATCCTCCTACATAAGCACCAAGGCCCCAACCAGAGGATATAACAGTGTTCAAGAACTCATACCCTAAAATTTTAACCCCTAAAAAGAATACAGGCCAATATCAGTCAAATGGGTGGTTGCCCTAAAAACATGATCAACATAGACCGTCAAAAGGATACTTTGTAGATccataattgaaaaaaaaaaaaaaagagcctaTATCAGTCAAATGGGTGGTCGCCCTAAAAACATGATCAACATAGACAGTCAAAAGCATACTTTGTAGATCAAAACCTGAACATAACAATGTGAATGTATATCTTGTTCTTCCAAGGGAGACTTTAGCTAGGTTGGGTTTTCACTGGGAACTCCAGCTTGCCCATTACCACTGTCCTGGCCGGCCTTCGAATTGAACTGCCTATAATAAAGCATCAAAGGGGATGTATAGGGTGTGCATTGTATAGGGTGAATGATGTCCAAGGCCTGAATGGATGGATGAATTGGTAAGTTCCCCCATGCCACGGTAACTAAAATTATGGATAGTTGCAAAAGTGAACGATCTCGCTAATGGTTCAATCTCATGTCACCCATAGATAACAGAAGGATAGGGAGTGAACTTACCTTAATCAAGCATCACAAAACCAGGAAAACAAAAGCCTATCATTTCTAAAACTCTCTCACTTCACTTTGGCTTCTCCTGCACCTATAAGAATAGTTTCAGTCCATTCCAATCAAGAGACATTTTCATTGTTCCTATAAAACACAAGACAATTTTACCTTGCACTTTGTTTTCCCAAAAGGAGTAGACGGACATGAAATAGTTATTCTACAAAAATGAAATAGTTCTATTATTTTTATCAAAAGATAACACAAGTAACAAATGCAAAAATTAGTACTATTCCAACCAATATAGAATTCAAGTTAAAAATTTGAGTAGTAATTCCTTGCAATTCCCCAATGATTGGAATAACACCAATGGTCATTTGCCTTGAATAACACtgttctctttcctttttttttttttgggcgtGAATTACTATATTCACAAACAAGAACCATTTCTAACCTAAACATAACATTAGCATCTATTTATGTGCTTGCTTGCTAACCCCAGAGCTTGGCTCAGTTATCAACATCTTCAAGCCAGCCTCATTTCAGAGCTTCCCACTAGGCCCTAGAAGCATAGGTGAAAAATCATTAGGGAAAAACAGAAGTGAATTAAGTCCATGTTCATCCAAAttcaaaacaataaaaagaatggTAAAATCAAACAGTTGAGCACCAACCTCTATGCAAGACACACATGTTAGATTCAACCCTCAATAATTAATTACCCACAACCTGCACTGAAACTCGCGGTCATAGTCCCTTCCTCACATCCTACCAATGCCATCAAAATGACTACATTTACCTAAAAAGACTTCTCACAAGGATGAGAAGAATACGTACTTATTCATGCAGTAACAAATGGAACCTAAGAGTGCCTTGAAGCTCCTATATAAATTTACCATTGAAATGCATGTTACACATGCAAACAAAATAAATGAGACAGCAAAGCTACAATATTTACATATTTGCAGCATATCAAGTAAAGAGTATTTGTTGCATGGCACGAGAACACAAGGTATTTCCAAAACCTGTCATAAAGCGCCAAGGCTTGCACACCACCTATAATCCACCCATGAACCCCACACCATGGCAAAAACAAGGAacaaaagaaaaatttagaaTATAACTGATGCAGAGCGaaaatcaacaaaataaaatgcaaaataaCATCTAAGCCACTCTTAGTATCCCTAGTTAAAAGATATCAAGGCTTACCCTTCTATAAGCTTACCACcgttaaaatataaaataaatttgaagCCTCGGTATATTATTGCAGTTAAAAAGCATAAATGCAGAGAAGGAAACAAACACCACATCGCACATtttcattttccaccaatttaaaCACAAAGGGTCATAAGAAGAAACTCAAGCAGACAACCCCATGGGTCATTGAGGAAGCGAGTCGTACAACAGAAGCAATGTGAGCAGTGCTAGCATGCAAAAAAGCTTTCACACATCAACAGCACTGAGGGCATCACATATTCAAGGAATGGATGTTTACAGAGGTGAAAATCCCCCTTGAACAGGTTAAACCAGAACCCAGCCTCAAAACAGCTTCTATTTGTATGAGGGTTACCATGTTGCACCCAACTAATATGACAAATAAACAAAACTGAGGTCATCATGTCTTAAAGACCAGCAAATATTGATATCTTGCTCAACATCAACGCCAATATTGATGGCTTGGGACCACACTAATACGAGAGTAAATCAAGCTTAGAAGGCCAGCCAACAGCGACCAACATTCAACAACTAAAATAAGAGACCAGACCAAATAAGAGACCAGGCTACAAGTGAAATGAAATAAATTGGTGCATCCACAAAATCAAGACGGTAATGATGCTAATTGGCAAAACTTACAACGGCCAACCCTGCGATTTGGGACATAAGTCCATCTCATGTTAACTGATTACCTTCATACAACACCCATCACAAGAGAACCAAACTTCTTTTGCTTAATCCCAGTATCCTGCCATTGCTCATGTATACGTTTAAGCATCGGAGGGTCATCACTAGAGCCTCCTACTGACTGATTTTAGTTTATCTTGCAGGTTCAAGATATTTAAAGACCTGGCAACACTTATTTTCAGCTCACCGAAGTAGTGCTCAAATATGTTTTTTGTATATCACCCCTAAATAGTTGAATAAGGATGAAAAATACTAAAATAGTAATGCTATTTAAACATAAATGTACGACGGCTAAAAAAACTAATTCTATGTAAAAACAGAGCTGTACACCTTGCTCAGCCCAATTTTGTGCAATGGTAAATTTCTAAGCATTCCCCCTAAAACAGCTAGAAGCCAATACAAGGTGGTAAGAGAGGCGTGGTGAGGGATGGGATATCCCAGATTCAAACCCTTGTAACGTAGGGGTTGGAAGGGGGGAGAATGCTCCACCTGAAAGATACTAAAAGAAATAAACAATTGATTAATTGgacaaaaaattaataatgaGGTTGTGTTACCCACATAAACTTCAATCAAACCCAATCCTGGTCTGACCAAGCAATGTTTGACATGATATCACATCAGGTTCATCAAGAGACTTTAAATAGGCTGGCTTTTCGCTGCAGCTTCACTGAATTCCAGTGAGCCTCATCATCACTCTGCTTTTCATGCCATCAGAAAGCCTATAATAGAACAAACAGTAACACTTCGAATGGATGTTCATTAAGTCCATCAAGGTATCATTTCTGAAGTCCATCTACTAAGAGGCTCACCAGTTGTATTGGGTGAAGCATGTCTAAGGCTGCAATTAGATGGATGAGTGGGTGGATGAAGTCCATCCAGATATCATTTCTGAAGTTCATCTACTAAGAGGCCCACTACATGTATTGGGTGAAGCATGTCTAAGGCTGCAATAAGATGGATGAGTGGgtgaaaaaaatttggaaaacaaaaACAAGTCCACCGAACAAGGTCAATGCCACAAGGCAGAAAATGTAGTGGAGAATGGATAGCATGCAGAAAGGAAGGGCCAGCTAACAGATCATTCCTGTGACTCACCTACAAAACAGGACAGGGTCAACCTACTTGGATCAAGCAACAAAAATTCAGGAAACTGTTACTGAAAAAGTAAAATGTCTCACTATAGTCAGCTTTCCTGCATCCTGGAAAAGAAACAGTACGGGTATCCTTACAAACAAGAGCCATTTTTGTTGTtcctaaaaaaaaacaaaataattagCATCTATTTATGTGCTTGCTAACCAGAGAAGTTTGGCACAGTTTCCAACTTCTTCAAACCAGCCCCATTGAAGAGCTTCCCAAATAGACCCTAGAATCATAGGTGAAAAATCATTAGGGGAAAAAACACAAAATTAAGGCAGCATCTACCTGAATGAGAAATAAGAATAGGGAATAGTAATATAAGAACATCAAACAGTCGAGCACCAACCTCTATGCAAGACTCAGATGTTAAGTTCAACTCTCAATATTTAATTACCTACAAACCTGCAGTGAAACTCGGGGTCACAGTCTCATTCTCACATCCTAACAATGCCACCCAAATGACTGCATGGCCCTATATGAATTTACAGTCAAATGATGCATATGCAACAAAATAAATGATGCAGCAAAGCTACAATATCTACACTTCTAACATCATATCAGATAAGAGTATTTGAATGATGTGCAAACATTAAGACATTTGCCGAACACCTCCTAGAGTCTAACCCACAACAGCACAGAGACAAGGAACCAAAGAAAAGCATATATAATAGAAATAGTAGCGGTTAGACTACCAAGGAgacaaaatcatgaagtaaagcCAGTTTTCACATATTTCCACCAAACTCTTTCCATCCAGCTGCTAGTGGTAGAACACCTCTATGTTTTCCACAAAGTCTACGTAACAGTTTCATGAGTAACAATCAACATGTTCATAAATGATTCCATATAAGAAAAAAGTAAGTAGTATGGGTCAATCATGGCTTTTAAAGGCATGCAAGTCTTGTGACAATTTTTTTACCTCAAGACCAAGGCATTCTCATAAACCTTAACCTCGACAGTGTGAGACTCAAAAAACATATGCCACACGCTTTTGGAGCAAGCTTTAAATTGAATATGAGAACCCAGAGGCAGACCTACATTCAACCTTGTACGGAACCTGCCACCACTGGATTTTTAGGTTCCTACAGCCATTTAACCGTTGTTCTAAATTTATGCTTATTGTatatgcccccccccccccccttccacTGGAATTTCAGAAAAAAATTGAATTCTCTAATTAATTGCAAAATCTTCCAATGAAAATTATATTTATCCCCAAATATAAAGCAAAATATTGGGCTAATCACTACACAATACCTAGTTTTCTTAACAAACCCTATGCACATATTTCTCCAGAATTCTTTTCAAACCAACTGttcatgcatataatttttcCCCACAAAAAATGGAATTTCTAGACCTACTATTGTAACACCTTGGTAAGAACTTGGATTCTAATGATTACTCAATTTCAAGAATAACACTCCGTGATGCATTAACTAACTTATTAGATGAATAAAACAtccacatattttgaagaaccCATCTTCAAGGTCTATGTACCATTGACCAAAATTGTTTAAAAGTTAAAAGGAAAAAATCCATATGGAACACAGATACGCATATAGAAGTGATGATAAACAGTTGAAAATGAAGGCAgaatattctttaaaaaaaaaatgccctaCTAGACTAACACTGCTTACGATTGCAATGTATTTTTTTGTAAACGGATGAAGCCTTAATATAAAATGCCCGACTAGACTAACACTGCTTATGATTGCCCTATATTTTCGTAAAAGGATGAAGCCTTAATATGTATATAGGCACTCAAACAACACCACGAAGAAACCACAGATTAAACCAACAAAAATGATAACCAAATGAGCAGATTATTAGCATGTGTGCATGACCCACAAGCACATGTGCAAGCAccatgtgacaacccgaataacagtggaatttaaataataaagagagagggaaatagagatagaaacagaaggaggccgtagacttcgtcgacgaacacaaggtttcgtcgacgaaggctttaaggatttcatcgacgaagaaataccgagagggggttttggtgCCGACTAAATTTCGCCGACGAAATTAgtgagaattcgttgacgaaggatgggctcgtcgacgaaattccccatctataaatatgaaaaattcaatttttaaaagtcatttgaagcttcctctccactctctctctctcctcttcggccctctcactctctctcttcgattttgggctagttttccagaacggatcgttggggaaacgaagttagaAATCaacccagagttgaggtaaggctttttaagccaaattagactttgtgaTAGTTATAAGAATTGATGtatacatgaaaatactgatgtttaatacttagagttttgaatttcagggtattgagtaggaaatcctacgggggtcaagTTAGAAAATTTTAGGGACTTTCTCAGTAGTcatgtaagggaataaactaaaacaattattttccatgcaagttattattaattatgagcacatttattttcagaaaaatctatgctatatttgtttatcgcacatgaaatgtatgtttggaaaatactgctattatgattaaaatgtatatgtatgtatgaaatgccagagatgatgattttagaatatgaagcatgactttaaacggcTTATGTGTGGCGTGAACATTATTTTATgcgaagtgaatcatgatatgaatgattttatgagcaaagcatattttcaggaattTTGAAAAGACTAgttatgctatactgagtttgacgaatatatgataaatgagttattttcagaatgtaaatacctgaaacgtatctggcgcgaggccatgtatttatgtcaTCAGCACGAGACTGTATTTATATTAtcagcacgaggctgtatttacgattttggcacgaggccatgtatttacattatcggcacgaggccgtatttatgattttggcgcgagaccatgCATTTACAATTTCAGCACGAgaccgtgatgatgttatgtatgttcatgtattatatgttattacaaccatgatgttagtttagttcagttcagggttcggtaccgtagttatattgtagatcagatatctacgtcagattagtgctaaccatcccacgagaggATGGaaaatggatagtcgatatggctttcagtagagtgtggacgtccatctaagcagtccggaccagggtgtggcgggcccatcgtacttacaaacttatttgattcggcagtgatcggctagccattgtcgggtcccgcctttggactgcacaactcgtcatgaagggtaatacatgacaccagctaactattcatcctaggtttattttctgtattacagttataatggatgttttatgtacgttatgagttattagaaaatatgaaaatgtatgattattcagtatgatatgatgaatgttttcccgAATTATGAAacgtatggtatatgtataattgtattaaatgttcatgttgtcacacagctgtatttaatttattttcccttactgagaagtgtctcacccccaacattaacacatttttcaggaaatccagagaaaccggcgggtcaaggccgccgttgagtgagtggagcttcactactagaagggtaagcgttgaactaggactatgagatttttgttgtaaggtcctaatgtcatttttgactttttgaaagattgtaaataaatatagcattttgggaatgtaaataactctggtattatgttttatgattagaTTTTCGACATTGTATGTTTACTGCTACTAGGTTTTCCGCAACacttgacaggtgtccccgctacccacgggttcgggttgaccatttttatttattatgttatattttattgagggtcgtgacaaccatggttttaaataaaagccgcgaccgttacgtaacgccgttacgtaaaggttttttgggttaccgataccgttacacaccgtgaaatcagtgggaagaaaatCACGATCGTAGAGGCCGTTACAGTCCGCGACAGTTTACATAAAGGCCACTatggccgttacgtaaccgctacacgactgttacaccaaaaattaatttcattatttactttttcttctcactttttccctctctttcatatatcattctcaatatactaagtgGCAAGAGGGGAAAAAGATTATAAAGAGGATggcaatgatacaaaatttactatttctttaaatactcacaatagatgcatgaattaacaatttgaaaatactaacttgctaggaaaatattttatttagataatattagtaatgtgctatttatgttttatatttttcaattcaaccttcttcttttttagctattttatatttgtattattcgtatgtcttatgtgtctaatagattaatgaagtgtctaatgtattttgttttattaattaatttagcacacataagaatttatcacggATAAGAACAATGGGAAGTATAAATATgcgcacacgtaatttttctatcaatggtgatttaaaacaaatgtaaacttgttgtcCTTACCAAAtgacttagttactcgaactaaaggatccaaaatacactaaaactctttctaagaatgaCTAAAAGCTTGAAACATACAAGttcgctaatatgcacaaggttgtgcatgcttcaaaaaaattcacagccatcacacccgcttcccattatgtaacatccgccACTCCTGCTTccccgttacacccgttaccgttacgttatgctactcgctaccgcgatttaaaaccatggcaaGCACGCACAGTATGACCATAAATCTAGCATGAAGTATTAGAGGAGAAAATGCTTCAACAGTGACCATACAACCACAGGGTTGAGATATAACATACATTGAGAAAAGTAAACTCTCAGCAACTCAAAAACTGAGATAGTTTTGTAACAACAAACAATTagcaaacaaataaacaaaagaaaattttgaacaTATACAAGACATGAAGCACAAATGAATGATACTTACCAACaataaaacaatttaaataaaaataacatctCATTGCTAATGGGGTCAGTGAGTCGCTATAATCTTTGTTCATGATCTCAGAGCAGTATACAAACATGGACAAATATCTCAGGCTCACAGTAGGCAGATATACAATTTTACCATCAAAGAGAAAAATCGAAAACACATGATAGAAACAAACTGTTAACACAAACAAACACGATCTTgggagaaaacaaaagaaagcTCATGACTTTCTAAAGTCTAAACAAAGCACCATAAAGTTTAGGCATAAATTGGAAATCCTTTCATCAGTGATAAACTGCTAAGTGAACAGTAGTAACAAGGACAACTAACATAAGCTAAACTGATTCCCCCCTCATGCTCAAAAGAACATCATATGAAGTTTTCAAGCACCATGAACAAAACATCTGGACCTAGAATGGTTACCAACAGAAGAAATAGGCCAATGCAGCACCACTCAGGAGCACGGAATTACAGCCTCTCCTCGCGTTCACGATTCCACTGTTCAATCCTTGCTCTGCGCTCCTCACTCCCCTCCCTCACTGGACTCCTGCTCCGCCGAGGACTCAAATGCCTTCTCCGTCCCCCATCGCCACCATCATACCTCCCACCCCGCCGCCCATTCCCACGGAAGTCCCCACCGCGGTCCCGAAACTCTCCACCACCACGGAAATCCCGCTCCCTCCGGTGCCGCGGGCTTAAACTCCGGCTCCGACTTCTGCTCCTCCTGTAACCACGGTACCGCCCAAACAGCTTCCTCCTCAATTCCCTCCCAATCAGCTTCACGTGCATGAAATTACAGTAACCCCCTCGGTTGCAGTTGTTCTCCTCGAACTGGCGACACGTGGCCTCCCGGAAGTCCGTCACCGGGGAGAAATCGGCGATGATGGGGCGGCCGGAGTAGAACCGGCCCTGCAAGGCTTGCAAGGCGGCTGCGGCTTGGTCCTCCTCCTTGAACTGAACGTAAACGTTGCCGATCATGTGGTCAGCGAGGTTGTCGCAAACATTGAGGCTCTCGATCTCGCCAAACTTGCTGAGTTCCTCAAAGATGTCCTCGTAGAAGTCCTCGAAGTGTTCTTGGATCTTGCGAGGGTCAATAGGCTGGCCTTGAGCATCGACGCCCGGCGTGATCATGTCAGGACGCTGATACATGTTGGAGAGGAGAAGAGTGGGCGAAATGGTGGGACGGTTGTGGAGGCGCGAGCAGCGGTCGCCGTGGCGGCACGCGCCTATCTTGAAGTAAAAGGGGCAGTTCACGCGGTCCTTCTCGGTGCCGAAGATCGAAGCCAGATGCTCCGCCATTGACGAGGAAGGCGGTGGCGGTGCTCTTCAGGTCAAACCTGCTACGGCTTTGCAGAGGAtcgaaagaaggaaaaaaaaataaagaattaacaGAATGGGGGAATTGAAACAAACAAGAAATGGAAGAATCGGAAGAAAGAGGTGCCGATCCTCTCAGGATTTACATGTGTGTATGAATCAgagaatgaaaaccctaaatcgCGAATAGGAAGAGGGCAAAAGAAGAaagttggggggaggggggggaatGGCAGAAGGTTCTAGTACCCAAACAGACTCCGCTCGTTGGGTTTTTTTGTTTTAGAACTTGAGATTCATTAGAGGGTTCCACGAAGCCAGAGAAAAGAGAAGTAAGATTGATCCAATCTGGATATTTATATGCCGACTAAGCATGCCACGACGCTAAATCAACACCGTCCAATGCTCTTACTTCATGTTTCCGTCGTTGACCGCGGATTAAAATTGCGCCCTCACTATGGTCTTTTGAGtctcttcctttttttcttttatttacttttagcCCCTCTAGCGCTTAAAAAATATAAGGAAGAAATGTATTTCCACCACAAGGTGTGAAATTATTTTgaacaaaatgattttcaatcaTTATTTGaatctttctaaaaaaaaatttattttttatttttaaaaaatcttgttttgttataatttttgaaaaattgtatCTCAGTCATTAAGTTTTTATTTGTACTTGCACCACAATTAAAATGTTATTTTTATAAGTACGTATTGATGCTAAGACGCACATAATATCCACCaaaagtatatatttttttaaaaaatcttggCCCGAACCCTATTGGCTCATCTCCTCTCTTTCTTGGGAGAGGTCCAGGATTCAAATCACTTTTGGTGAGAATCCTTGtgagttttaatttttaatatcaaACCTCTAAGCCTTTGCTTGGAACTTTTTTTGAAAAAGCACCCCATTCTTCTTTTCAAAACATTATTTTCAAGTACTCCTTTGTTTTGTATTAGAAGAAAACGTTTCCAAATAAcccaattttaattttaaataataacttGTATTCCCAACAAAAGCTTGTTTTGAATAGCATAAGTTGCATTACTTTTAATAAATGTTCTCGATTAGAAAAATGTCTCAACCACTTCTCCTCTTAGGGAAATTTTCTATAATCTTGGAAAAATGAATTTCTCAGCATCATTTCAATTTTAAGCGGGGAAAAAAGCTGCATACTTACATACTGTTAGAAACATTTGTGTGCTGTTTCACAGGGCACATGCTTCTACTTTTAGAAAAGTTGATTTCCTATATTGCATGAGAAATTACATTTTTAGTGAAGGTATAAGATTTTGTAATATTGCATTCTTCCCTAATTCTATTTTGTATTTTGTTTCAATCCACACCAATCTAAACTCATAGCGTCTCTCAAACGCAGAGTTTAGCGTTTTTATTTCTTTGAACTCATAGTGAGTTCGTTTGAAGTGAAAAGGAGATATTGTTGTGAGAAACTAGAAGGAAAAGAGCTGATAATTTTGCAAACATATTACACACATCTTTTATGGGCAGAAATCCAATTAACTGGCAAACTTTGAAGTTCCACATGTGCATAGcacaaaaacacacacagaaGGTGACACAAGTGTGCTTGCTTAATTTATCACTAACAAAGCTGAGGACTCACACCACACACCACCCCCCCTCCTTCCCAATTCAGCTTTGGAGATAAAAGCTGAAGAACCATGCATGAAACATACAACACCATAGTGTTAAAGAGCTTGTGTCACTTAAAATTTTTGGGATGTTGTCTCCAATTCATCTAGGAAGACTGTTTGGAGGAAAATTACACAGTGGATTTTCCCTTAACAACTCTATTTCTCTGCACAATGAAGGATTCCACAAGGTGAGTTAATAAAACAACCAAGCATGCTAACTAGATAAAAAATGCTCTCCATGGATTACTTCTTGAGATTTTGGATATCCCCCTGTTCCAGCTGCAAAGCTGAGGACTTTTCCCCCACAGACTCAACCTTTATTTTTTTGTTGCTCAAGAGTTCAATAAGAAGTCAGTGATAAATCAAATGCAAGGTTGTAGGAAGGCCCATTCCATATAAGATATATCCAATGAACCAATTTAGTAAGTGTGATTTTTAGTAAGTAAATTCTCAGCAGGGTCTACCTAATGAAAGATCATTTCGAAAGAATGCCCATCTTTTGACATTGGGAAGATACAAATCAAACTCCCATTTGCTTCTCAAGAAATCATTTGAGGAAAAAAGATGTTCTCAAAGGCCTGATATAATCATTCTCAGCATGGCCTTGTTGAGTAGCTGGAGCCAGAGATGCAGTGCCGTGTGTGAGCTGGTGCCGCATGCAAGCTGCAGCCACGTTGAGTTGCGTCCATGGCTATTGATTGCCGATTTATTGTAATTCCTCCATCACCATTTAATGTAAATCctccagccatctataaataggGAAGTGTGCGCAAGTgaaaatatatgtgtgtgtagaGAAAACAACGCGAGGAAGAGTgcagagagagtagagagagagtttgtattttctctcaatttcatagtggattgttggtgtgctccgtggacgtaagtcaatctagaccgaaccacgtaatttttgGTGTCTCTTGTTTTTTTAGTGTGCATTTATTACTCACATATTCCTAACAAGTGGTTTCAGAAACTAGTTCAGAGCAGAAAATCCAAATTGGAGAAATTCACCGAAAACAAAGCACTATCTAGTGtctcaaaattgaattttgaggccaccatcacgttCATCTCatcgagacgaagccaacggtgCAAATTGGAGCTCGAAAGGAGCCTAGATGGCACCACACGCGCCAACACGCGCCACGCCAGAGTCGTCCGTGTCTTCACGGGCCGGTGACTTGGCCGGACATGCGCCCGCACGCACTCCACGCGTCTTCCTCACTCAGCCACTTTGACCCGACCCGATAACCTGTTCTAGACCCAAACTCTACCTGACCCGGATCCATACCAGTTGATCCAGACCCGACCAATCCACACGCGGCATCCCCGTCAATCGCCACGTGGCAACTACAACAACTCACATGTTAGCACTGCCACGTCATCTAGTGGGTGTAACGACCTCCAAatatatatcaatttttttttttttataaactgaTCTAATACTCCCTACCATAGAACTCAGGCTCGAAAAGGCACCGGGGTAATCCTGTGTACAATCATcatacct
The sequence above is a segment of the Malania oleifera isolate guangnan ecotype guangnan chromosome 8, ASM2987363v1, whole genome shotgun sequence genome. Coding sequences within it:
- the LOC131162974 gene encoding splicing factor U2af small subunit B-like — encoded protein: MAEHLASIFGTEKDRVNCPFYFKIGACRHGDRCSRLHNRPTISPTLLLSNMYQRPDMITPGVDAQGQPIDPRKIQEHFEDFYEDIFEELSKFGEIESLNVCDNLADHMIGNVYVQFKEEDQAAAALQALQGRFYSGRPIIADFSPVTDFREATCRQFEENNCNRGGYCNFMHVKLIGRELRRKLFGRYRGYRRSRSRSRSLSPRHRRERDFRGGGEFRDRGGDFRGNGRRGGRYDGGDGGRRRHLSPRRSRSPVREGSEERRARIEQWNREREERL